The region CGCGGACCAGGTATGGTGGACGCGGCCATGGCTGGTGAAGGACCCCGAGCAGAAGCCGTCGTTCGTGCGCGTCCGGGCGGAGGGGATGGTGGCGGAGTAGGGGAGGGGTGGCGCGACGACGGGTAGTTGACGCCTCCGCCTCTGTCGAGTACACTTGTCTCCAACGGACAGGGGGATTCATTCCCCTGTCGGTGCGAACTCAGACCTGACCGTGCGGCTTAACACCCCAGCGGGAAGGCGCGCCTGGCGCGGGCATATCGGCGGTGCCATCACGACACCCTCTTGCATCCGCGCAGGAGGGTGTTTTTGTTTCTGCGGACGCCCGTGTCCGCGAGGAGAGTGCCATGGGCAAGCGTCTGGGCGTCGTCAGTATCGTCGTCGAGGACCTGTGCGCCGCGGAGGAGGTCAACGCCGTGCTCCACGACCACGCCGGCCTCGTGATCGGCCGCATGGGCATCCCGTACCGCGAGCGCAAGGTGTCGGTCATTGCCCTCATCGTGGATGGCGAGACCGACGAGATCAGCGCACTGACGGGGC is a window of bacterium DNA encoding:
- a CDS encoding iron-only hydrogenase system regulator; this translates as MGKRLGVVSIVVEDLCAAEEVNAVLHDHAGLVIGRMGIPYRERKVSVIALIVDGETDEISALTGRLGRVPHVSVKTALTRE